The Apis cerana isolate GH-2021 linkage group LG2, AcerK_1.0, whole genome shotgun sequence genomic sequence TTACTTGACTAGTTAGGGCCATCGAATTTCCTGGTGTCTCAGCGAGACGACCTTGCGTTCTCGACTTCGCCAATTGAAGCAGCCTGTGCTGAAGACCCTCCATCACCCCTGAATCGAAGTAATCGAACAGTCTCGCtgtcgaaaaagagaaagaaaacgaaaatgaaGAGTCCGTCCAAGAGGATCTCTCTCaaaggggggaggaaaaaacggTATCTACCTGACCACGGTTGCCGCCTGTATCGAAGCCGTTTACCGTTTCTTCTCACCAATTTCCCTCCGCTCTCGCAGCTCCGTCTAGCGTTATTGTTGCTCGTTTCCGGTTGATTAAAGTGTCCGTTCACGTGCCTCTCGAGAGCCGTCTGCAAAGCACATTTCGTTCGATCATCGTCCGGAATTGGGCACGTTCCAGGGAGAGCACGGAttcgtaataaatttgaaaaaaataaataaataaatataagacgCGAATTTCGAACGGGAATCGATCGGGACCACGGTATACCATAATTGACAACGTGATGGATTAGATAAAGgtattagataaaaagaaaaagaaaaaagtctcCTGGCGCGACGAGAGTTCGCTTCGAACGAGACACGTTTCGTCGCGGCGAGTCGTGAGCGTTGACTATTTTCCAAAATGGTTCCCATCGCTCCGGCGAGGCGAGTCTCACGGTGCGGATGAATCTAGCCGCGACCAGAACCGTAAAAAAAGACGCGATCGAACTAGTTCCTTCCTTTCGCCTCGGGAGAAGCGACGTGTCAGAGCTCTCGATTGCGGGTGGAcagttctttttttcgtttttctcggCCGTCCCTGGAAAATGCCCGCCGTTCTCGAGCAAACGAATCGACCGAGGCAAATCTCTCCGCTTTTTTTCCATACTTACGCGCACCCTCGGTAGAAGTCGGTAAAGAAGAGCGTTTGCAATCTTTAACCTTCTTAACCGGCACGGATCGAttcgtctctctttctctttcttaccAGTTCTAAGGAATCGAAACAAGGGAGTACAGTTCGCCGCGGTTCGAGACGAcaaaatttcgtaaataataaatttaacgtaTTCGAGAGTCGAACGCGTAGTCCCTCGTTTGCGCGCAACGATACATTACCTAACCATTCGGCGGCATCGAATTTCataacaaaggaaaaaaaaaggaaaaaaaagaaagaaggaaagaatcaTCTCTGCATCTGGTATACTTCAATTCGCGAGGAGGCTCGTTGAAGGACGTAAGTTGACGCTCGTGCTCGACATAAACACAGTAGAAAAAACATGTTTCGTTAGTTTGCACACATGGACAGTTTGCTCCTCGCGCTTAACGATTATTGGCACGGATACAGAGACAGGTCTCGGTCTCGATAGGAAAGGACGAAGTTAGGACAAATCGACCAAACTGTTCCTTGAAAATCTCACCGATTCTCGTACGAACGGTTGGAAGGAAAAGTTTGGACGATTCTTTCGTCGCGAGGTAAATGCAAAAGAGAATCGACTTATAACTTCGGCATGGAATCGAGGAGGCATTACCTGAGAGCTGAATCTGCTGCCGCAGCCGTCGACTATGCACCGGAAGGGCTTGTTCCCTCCGTGAGACAACACGTGCCGTTCCAACCACCTCCTCGAACAGGAACTCCTCCCCTGCACCTTGCAACCCTGCCACTGGCACACGAAGTTGTCGCTCCCTGTCTGGGTGTTGATGTGAGCTACCTGAAGGAACGCGGCAAAATCACTTGTCAAACGAACGAGtcatttcctttccttttctccttttctctcccaTTTTTAATAGCCAATACGATATCGTACGTTGACCACGTACGTTGAAATCCTATATATCCACCGGATATTCGATAGCCACCAAAGTGTTGTTGCGATATATCGATTTCGCGACGAGAGAgggaagataaaaaagaagaaagatccGAGTCCTTTTGTGTCCCGAAAACGCACGGagtaacaacaacaacaacgataTACAAACGGGGAACGCGATACAGGTTTGTTACTCGCGTCATACCGATCGAGTTACCGCGGAATCGAATCGAGTGGAATGGAATCGCTTTCCAATTTACCTGCAAATGTTCGAGAAGTTCGCCGCTCGACTCGAAGCTCTCCTCGCACTTGTCCCACCGGCACACACCGCTGTCCGTTGCCTGTTGCCTGTCCTTCTCCGGCTCCCGCGCGGGGAATCGTATGGTGGTCGGGGCGGAGAGTATCGGCGATAGGGGTGGTTTCGATTCGCTGCTCCTCgagtcctcctcctcctcctcgacgtCGTCCTCGTCCGCGGGCCTCACCTGCCTCTCCTTACCCTCCTTGCCCCCGTCCTCGGCCGGGAACCTCTTCAACGGGTCCTGCCCGCCCTGCGACCGCAACGAGCCCAAGATGCCCCCGCAGCTGTTGGTCAGATTGTTGTTCTCGTTCACGTGCGGCTTCGCCAGGATGCAACCCTTGAAGTCGAGGGCCGCCGCCTCCACGTTGCCCAGCGTCGCGGGGGTGGGCGTCGGGGGAGGCGAGGGGACGCCGTTCTTCGCGTTCGAGCTCGCGTCCGAGGTCAACCTGGGGAGGCGAACCAGGGCGAATAAGGAATAAGGTTCCTCGCGTGTCGAGATCCGACGTTACCTGAGCGACGAGAGCTTGCAGCCGGGCATGTTCTTCAACACTTCGTTCGAGATGGGCAGGCTGGGCATAGGCTTGGGCAGCTTCTTCTCCATCTTGCCGTTCGCCCTGGGCACCACGACCAGCGGCGGCTTCTTGCTGGGCGGCGGGGACATGGCCAGATTTCTCACCTCCCAATCGTTGCCCGACGCGGCCCGCCCGCTCGGCGACAGGTACTTGGCCAAACCGGCCTTGCTCCTCTGCACCGTGGCAGCCGGCCTCCGAAATTCCGACGAGCTCTTCGCGACCAGCACCGACATCGCCTCGCCGTTCTTCTTGATCTTTCCGCCGAGAAACGTAGCGCCGATTAATCGGGAAGACCGAGGAGAAATAAACAGACAAATGTGAAAGTCACCTTGGGTTGCTGGGGCTTGATCTGCGTTTTGAAGTACTCGGTGATCTTCCCCTGGGACTCGtgatggtgatgatgatgGCCGGCGGCGCTCGGCTTGCCGGCCGACTTGCCGCCTCCCCTGAACCCGGGATCCGCGGCCCCGGACCTCGGCAGGGCGCCAGCCTCGGGCTCGCCCTTCAGCCTCTTGTAGGTGGAGCACGCGGTGGCCGCGAGGGGCGGGGTCCAGGGCCACTGGGGCCTGGTGCTCAGCTGCGAGGAGGGCGCCAGCTTGGGCAGGGACGGCAGCGGACTAGCGGACGCGCCCCTCACGGCCGCCACCCCCTCGTCGCTGCTCGTGCTGCACGGGGAACCGGGCTCCGTGATGTCGCTGGTACCGCTGCTGCTGCATTCCCCGCAGGACACGGCCACGCCACTGCGAAAAATCGTGCTCCATTCAGATATATTCCAACAATTTATTCGCGTCATCCGCCAGGCGGAAGAAAGTCCTCTTACGTTGCGAAAGTCCCCCCCGTTTCGCTCCTTCCCTTTCTCGAAACTCCGCTCCATCCTTTCGGGGGAGGGGTGTTCTTTTTTTGCGGTTTAGAAATGGGGGGCGGTTGATGGGAAACGGGACCACTAGCGGGGAAATTGCACGTTTACCGGGTAACAGTGTTAGCAGCAGCGCGAACCTAATTACAGGGTCGGACACTGGCAATTGGGGCGGCGTTTGAGGGCCGCGCCACGAGCCGTTCCGCtcgcccccctcctctccgccGAGGAAACGCGACCGAGGAGGAGAAATCGTTGTCATTCTCGTCGAGCGGGAGTCATTAGtcgaaattcgaattcgagtggtggggaggaaagaaagaactgGGTTTTAACGATCGAAAGAGCGAAGGGGAATAAAAGGGGGAAAATTGGCGAAATtaaatggatggatggatggaacgGTGGACGGAAACGCGAGCACGAATTTCTGTTTAGTTGGCGAAACAGAAAACCTGGACTCGAGTCGCTCAGGCCGCTTGCACCTGCGTTACGGGAACGGTATTGCAAAAGCAATCGTATCGCATGCCAGAGCGGTAGTTCGCGTTTCGCCGCGAAAAAGAATGCCCGTTGGAATGAAGTTTGCGCTCTGGAACGAGGATTGAATTCACGCGCAACATCGAATACCGTTTTCTCCGTTTCCCATCTCCGAAAAGAGTCTCAGCCAGTAACGCCCTCTCCGATTAATTTacgataatcgatcgattaccATTCGCCCGTTCGttcgagattaattaaaaagcgcatcggagagagagagagagttttctCTCCTCACACCTGCCTGCACACCCACGACATCGATCGCAACCgataatcgatcgaacgaacggTTTCGTTAGTTGGCGACCGATAATTGGTTCGCGCTCGAGCAAAGTCGAACGCGTGCGTGATGCACGCTTTGATGCGGTGCTCGTTAACGAGGCaaccctccctctctctctctgcttaatttttaattcctgcCATGATCGTTGTCGAGGTAGGCTCGGGTCGAACagattcgatcgaaacgattcgTATTCCAGTTCCACGAGTCGGTGTCCTCGTTGTCATCGTTCGCCGCGGTGATAAGATCGAAAGAGAGGAGATAACGAAGCCGAGGGACAGAAACGAAGCTAAACTAAACTAAactaaacgaaacgaaacgaaacgaaacgagcgtTTCTAAGGTTCGCGTGATTTCTCGTGATTTTGCGCGTCTCGTCGGCGAGCAGTGACCGAGACGGCGTAAATTCTCTCGGACGATAAAACGCGATCCTAGTTTtcagggaaggaaggaggaagaggaggagagggaaaggAGGACGCGGGCTCGCTCGACCCGACGGAGGCATGCACGCCGCTCTCCATGCTTTTCGCCACGGCGGATATTTTCGGAGGCGCGATCGTGCGCCGTGCTGTCGACGTCACCGGAGAAAGAAAGACACTGACCTTTCCACATTACGATTCCTTTCCGACATTGCGTTTACGCAACGACGCGCTCTGTCGGCCGAGGGCGAGAGACCAACCGGGAGAAACCAAGTCGCGCGGTCGTTCGTTAAACTCTCGACCGGCTGGTGAATGACGGTCATTGTGCCATCAAACTCCTTTATCGATTCGAGAATCTCCTCCGGGTCGAGAGGGCCCTCTTCGACGATCGAACGTCGCCTCCTCTCTCCTACCTGGATACCAATTCGACCCATTTCTCTCCTACGTTCCTACAACGCCTGTTTCCCGTCTATCGAAATACCAAAATTTCCCATCTAACGCGTTCGCGGCTGTTCGTTCGACGTAAATAAAACGTGGGTAACGCGATACGAACGAACGgacgaaatttttcaaactcgaaagtttattatattacgaaaCGTGAGGAAGAAGGCGGTACCTCGGGTGATTCGGAAAGGAACAGCTTGCAagtttttgacaatttttcttcgcgaGTCGTATCGCGTGCTACATCGATCCAGAGATCTATGCGGCGATAGGATCGCGAGGCCAAGTTCTTGCGGATCACGCTACGTAGATTATATTGTCCTTGCAGGTGGCTCCTCCGTTCGGAGGTGCACCAAGGCTTGGACGATGCTCGCACATACACGCGCACACATACACGTATCCACGCGTTTCCATCCACTCGACCAagccattctctctctctccctctctcgcctCGCGTATCCGCTCCACTCTTATTTTCCTATACACCGTTTCGCCAATGttatcgtctctctctctctcgtcctcCGCCGagcctctctcccttcctcctatTACGCGTACTATTTACCAGCGAAGTGCACGTTTCACTCTCGGGATTTCTTGTCCACTTTACCGCCGCTCTTTTCCCTACATTCGTCCCCCTTCCCCATTTCCTCTAGGTTTCCCGAAACATCTGTTCGCGACCGAGATTAAACACCAGGGAGCAGCATTGGATCGAAGCTGCAAAacgaaacttttcgaaactTCGTCGTTTTTCGTTTTCCAACATCGAAACCAATGCCAGCGCgtgaacaaattttcaaagcaACGGCGCTAGTGTCGTCCGACAAAGTTCTCGCAACACCGTTTAGCTTCTTTCGACGAGAGACAAAGCCTTTGGCGTAGCTGTTTCTCGAATCGTTCGATCGCGATGCACTTCTTCAGAACAACTCGCTGTTATCCGATTATAGAAACTAATCGGACAAATCGCGCCTTCTTTTCCCATTGCTTCCacttatcgaaaaattactcCAACTATTCCGTCGTTCTTTCCGCCCTTTTATTCCTCGAACCAGACGAACATCAGACGTCCCCTCTCGTCGCGCATCCACTTGTTTagcctttctctctctctctctctctctcgtgttCTTTAATTCCCTGTGTCGCGGCCCCTCAGCCCTTCGCAGATTGTTCGTCACCCCTAAGTTCATCCGATGTCTTCCTCGGTTGTCGCTGAAACATCCTTCTCTTTTCCGCTAAATCGCTTCATCCCTCTCTATCCTGACCCCCGCGCACCCCTCCAGACCCGAATTCTGTCCCGTTCCCCAACGCGCGCGCCTCTTCACAGCCATCCTCGTCCCACTCGCGTTAACCTCTTAGAATTCCGCTTCGTGGCTCTTCGTCCCTCTTCGGGAAATCCATCCTTCTAATTCCTCCGCGTCCTTCgctctccttcctttctcgaTCCTTCTATCGCTCGCTTTCTCGCTCCTTTCTtcgctcctctctctctctctcattttcctCTCGCCGCTCACTCTCGCTAGTCGCCGCGACGAagtttctctttccctctttatTCTCGTTCCCCTCGTATCTTTCAGCTCCATTCGCCCTTTCTCGCTCGCGCACCGTACCTTCCTCTCCCTGCCCCCCAGCCCGGGCCGCGTTCCTCGCgcgcgctctctctctctctctctcctctccccctcccatGCTTCTCTCCGTCTCGCCCTCCGACGTTGCCTCTCTTCCCCTTCCTTATCAGCAGGCCGTGGGCTTGGAAGCATCGGGCAGCGATGGGAATGATGCCCTCGCACGCAGTTTGTTGCTCGTATCGATTACGATTCCGGTCGTGCCCATTACCActcgataatatttcttccctcccccctcccccactTGGCGATCTTGTtagacgatcgatcgaaacacTTCTCCCCCGGTTTTAATTCCTCGATGCTATCTTTACTTAGGGATCTTCGATTCGTAATCGCGGTTTCTAGCGTGACTGGAGTTATTATTCATTCCTTAAAGTGCACCAAAGCGCTTCGAGGTTGCAAAACAAGGCTACGGATTAATCATGCATTCCCCGACGTTCCGTTTGGTCGAAGGTTTCCGAACCTTATTTGTATCGGTCCCATCGCTAGCGCATGCGCGTCCACACGAACGCACACGTTTTCTCGGTCCGTCTCTGTCGGTCGCAGGTCGGGGAAAATGGTATTCGCGCAACTGTCTCCTTCCTCGTCTCTATCGAGCAACCGTTCTCTATCCTCGTCGAACGTACGGCGGCGGAAATGCATGCTCACCTAAATACCTCGAGTTATATTCACAACTAGAACCGACCGCGCGGACAAGCAACGATACCGCGGTTGCTCGttttaatttcgaacgatcgaaattcttgcaaaatttctgaaaaccaccgaaaatatttctctctctcctccattTTTCCCTGTGTTGTATTTCGCTGTGTGGAATCCTCGATACAGATTTTTTCTCTCGAACACGATGAAGGCTAATgtcgaaggaggagaaggagggaagaataatttttcgttcacGGCCCGAGGAGGCATGACGCGTCGGGAGATGGACGTTCGATGGGCAGCAGCGTTGCGTAACTGACCTACGCCCAATCCGCTGATCCTCGGTACGGTCACGCGAACGCACGCACAATACCGGCACACGGCTGCCGTCCCTCCGCCGCTCGGCCCATTGCGGCGCGCGGAAGGGTGCGGTAGGGGTCGTCCCCTGCCCGGTTACGTAATTTTCCTgaggaaaagaatttctttacGAGGAAAAACGAGGatggaaataaaagttgaCCCCTTCGACCGACCGCCACCCCTTTTCcagctttttcttttcgaaggaAGGGCCGCTACTAATCCGTCTCGAGGCATCGTTCAGCTTCTTGAGAGATCGTGTTAGGAAAGGGGGAAAGAGTTTAAAGGAGAGAGGGGATCGGAGAGGATTAATTGCCGCGAATCGGCTCGAGTTGGACGCGAACTTCCGGCAACTTGGAGGGGTCAAGGTTCGACGTGGCGGTCGGCTCACCCGGTTTAAAAATAACGGTTTGGTCGGCTTCCACTTCCGTCCACGGAACGATGTTGTCCGtgctaaatttaaaagatttcgcGACCATAACGTTACGTCGAATCGATGTCAGAGATCTCCTgacgaaattaaatgtatgcGTATAAATCGAATAGAAATCGTGGATAAAACGCGTAGGTAAACACGTGCGCCGCTAATGAAGCGAGCATTCGAATGATAATGGAACGCGCTTATAAACCGCGAACAGAGGCGGCGTAATTTTAACTGGCGATGTTTGAATGCCGGCTCAACAGCTGGCCGGCTTTGAAAACAATCCACTGCCCGCCGCGGAGGGTAATTTAATCGTCATTATTGCGACCAATAAACAACGATTCTGGCATCCCGACGCGATACCTAACGGCTCTGCCTCGAGTGGACGCCGCTCGAGTGGATATTTCAACGTTCGCGCGTCGGGATATAATAACATCGCCAAGACTCCGATCGATTCAAATGGAAAATGTTTGGCCCCTTTCAATCGCCCGAATCGGTCGTcgactctccctctctctctcgctcggaGGAATCGCGACCGTGAATCGTGGGAAACGACGTGCAcgcatatacgtatacatatatatatagaaagagagagagagtcgatATCCAGTGTCGAATCGAACGGTTGTTTTTAATTGCCCGTTTAACCGACTACGACCACCGTTTAATCGCGTCTGACGATCTAAAATCAGATTTACGACAACGTTTCGCATCCGGTGGACGGATGTCGCATCGATCCGGCTATTTCGGATCCGTGTGATAATTTTCCTTCAACGGGCAATTTCCTTCACCGTTCGGAAAAATCAAGGAATTATAACGAGGCGAATTCGTGGAAACGTTTCTCACGTTTTACGTTTTTGGTTTTTACGTTTACTCGGGAAATcctctaatatatatatatatatatatacatatgtgttTCCAAGCGTACGCGAGTCGTACACGTGGCGAGCGAGAAAGGAAAACTTATATACGTGAGGTGCACCGATTAACTCACGGCTGTTAACCGGCCGTGTTCCGTATCGCGATATTAATCTCTTTAATAGCGTTACATCTACTATACCGCGTAGAGAGGCCGCGGACGTATTAATAGCTTCCTACAACAGCATCGTTTCGCGTTTATCGTTCTTTCTCCTCGCCCTTCCCGGATCGTAAACGGCTCCCCTCGACACCTCGTATTTTTCCCACGTTGAAAAGAAAGCGGCGTTTCGCCACCGTCGTACCGTTTGCACTGCGTGCGGACGGGTCGGATGGAGCGGCGGAGAGGGAGGGgcggggggagagagagggcgcTGCTTTCGCGCCGACGAAATTCGTCCAATCCTTTTCTAATGTTTTTGCCGCTAGAGGGAGGGACACGCGACAATCGGGTGGGGAGGAGTGGAGAGGGTGGATGTTGAACGGTGACTCGCGAACGCGAACCGTGTAATATTAGTCGGGATAGAGAGAGGTCGTCGACACGGATTATATACACCACACGTTTCGAGAGCTTACGCTCTCGTACACGCGTTTACACGCGAAGCGGTCCGCATTTAGTTAGATCTCTAAATTATCCCTACCGTACAGCTCCGACAACCGCCGCCTAACAATCGGGACCTGACAGTTTAGTGGCCCGTTTCTCAACCGTCTTCCCGGCCGAGCGTTTCGTGGAAACGTTCCCCCGTCCCGCGGCCAAATCTGCGGAAATTCGAACGTTAGGATGGCGCCTGTGTGTAAGCGGATTCCAGGAACGAGTCCGGTAGCTGGAACGAACCGATCCCTTTCGGTTTCCCTTCGAAATCCAGCCGCCGGGTATTCAACGTATTCaaagggagaggaaaaagagagagagagagggagatgcATCGGTTTAATTAGAGTTTGGATCGTAATTGACCGAGGTTTGCGGGACGCGTTATCGACTGCTCGACAACAACCAAGGTGACTAACGTTTGCTCGAGTATGCGGAGGAGCGAGGGAgtgggggagagaaaaaagaaaaaagagagagagagagagagaaaattgctGAATAGCGACAAACGACGCGAAAGAATGGCGAGTCGGAAGGAAGgtgtcgaggaggaggaggtggaaggAAAACAAAAGGCTCTCGCGTGCGTTCCGAGTGACGTGGCGTTTAACGTTTGTCCAACGCGAGCTCGTTCGATCTCGTTCTCGAATAAACACGATCGAGGgcaagaaggaggaggaggaggaaagaaagaaatcggaATCgcgctcgatcgatcgatcgatccttcgGTTCGGATGGTGCGCGATCGCGAGGCGGCTATCGTTAACCGCATCGACATCTGCATCAACGTCGCGGTCATTGCATACGGATCGCGGAATCTGCTACTTGGTATTCGCCACCACGCGCTCCGAAGCCTTAGCCAGAGTTCGCTTCGCACACGCTCCTCCCTGTCTCCCTATACTTAGAACCGAGTCTGCCCggtctcctcctccctcctccctctttcccAACGGAGGACGGAGGGAATCCGGTCAATCTCTTCTCTGGTCcgcttctctctcctcctccccctctttctccACCAATTCATTTCCtctcgaattcgaattttgGGAACTCGGGAGAAAAAgtttccctctcctccttctctcccccGCCcgtctcttctttcttcatcTTCGACGCGAACAAAGGAACGAACGCGTTCCTCCGATTCCCCTCGTATCCCCCGGGGAGTAGCCAGGGAAGATTTAAATATCGGCGAggatcgttttcttttctttttctttccctcgcgAAACGACGTTCTTCtcactctttttctctctctcactctcgaGACGGAACAATCGCCACGCGATCGATTagtcgggggaggggagggcgaGAGACACCGATCGTCCTCTTCGATTCGTTTATTCCAGTTCGCTCGTGCGAGTCAATCCCAcagaaacgaacgaaaatgTAAACGGCCGTAAGATCGCTTCTAGTTTATCGTTCGACGCCTCTTCTTTATCCCAACCGTTTTTCCATCCGTCACCGCATCTCTCTCTAACTCCATCCCCTCCTTCTCTATCTATCCACAGTGCCCAACGACCGTCAATTAGCCTCCGAATATCGCGCTGGGCAGGCAGGACCTCGGCGGACACCGACAGGAGCGCTGCCGTCGTTTCGCCACTCGTCACTATCCCATCAAGGTGACCATCGAAACGGCGGTTTACGATTCGACGCCGCGATACCGTTTGCCGGTAATAACGGAAAAATATCTCGGTTAACGTTTTTCCATTCGAGAGGACGAAAGAGGGcgagagcgagcgagcgagaaagagacagagagaaagaaagaaagagagagttgCGTAAGCAAGCTTAAACTAAAACGTGATAAACGACGTGACGCGTCGTCAACACGGGGATACGTACGGTAAAGTAGGAGGCCTGTGCTGTCTCCGTGCCAACCGGAAACGCGAGCACCcgtgaaatattcgaataagcGTTCCTTCGAACCGTTCCTCGAGTGAAACGGGACAAAATCGGGCCCCCTTTTCCAGCCACGGATCCGATCCCGTCCGATACGAAGGCGGGGGAAAAACGTTGAAATTCgaaactctctctttctcgctcccCTTATTCTTAtccctcctctcttttctcctGGACTTTTCCACCGTATAATAGATCGTGGGATCGTTGATCCAATATACGGGTGACCCCTGGTGACGCCAAGCCCCGTCTCTCCTCtacggaaagagagagggagatatAGGAACGCAGCGACTCTCGATTTCGTTCTTTCTCTCGGATCCCGAGGAAAAAGAGGGGTGAGTGTAAATCGGGAAACAATGGATGgacgaaagaaaattcgaaaaataatactatttttttttttttctctctttggagagagaaagaagagaaagagagagttatCGTTCGAAAGATGGAGCGTAAATAAATGGAGAAACGTCCTCTTTCGATCATTCGCTCTTTCgacttccccctccctctcccttcgtGGAGGGACACTTTTTGCAGTCGCGTTCCTGTgggcggggagggggaggcaaACTCGGTCCTCTTCCTTTCGAATTCGGCTTTTTTCGAATGAAAGGAATAAAAGGTCATCCCTCCTCGCTCTGAATACAAATTTCGTTCTCGCCCCTCTTTTTCATATCAGAaacgattatattttcgatcgagGAGGCGACGTTTATCTAATGTAAAATGATTTTCTACGCTTCTaccaataaagaaataaacacTCGTTTTTATTTACCAAGGATTTTCGCAggtatttggaaaaatattccacagggtgtaacaaaattatagaaattgttaCAAAAGTAATACAAAAGTGGTTTGTATCGAGAAATGTAAAACATTCGAACACAAATTAAAGCATTCTATAAAGAGCTAAGAACGAGTTGTTctccattatattattaattcttccatttttctcttcgaCATTAGAACGAATCAGGGGAGAAATTTTAACAGTTATACCACAAAGATTCCAACTGTtgcgtaaataaaaatatcggttgAAGAACCTGGCCCGATATTTCGTTGAAAACACACGCAGTGAGTCGTAACAGTTTCCAGTCCTCGCGAAAAATCGTAGCAAAgattcgaatttcaattttaatttagaagcCAATGATCGACAAGTATAATAGGACGCGCGAAATCTTGTGCCTtgtgtaataaaaatcttgagtttggaaaaaaaagagaagatagCGCAATAAACAAAGAGTTGTCGCGGCATAGCGAGCGTTAAGATTTTGGTGGGAGGacagagaggggaggaggagaggagctGGCGCTGTGGACAAGCAAGCGACGTTAATGGATGGAGGAGCAACACAGGTGTGCGGTGTCGGTAACGATCCAGCCGAATTCTAATCTCCCTTTCCAAAAACTTGCGAGATAAATGCGGGGAGCACCCTCCGGAAAGCGAAGAGGGAAGAGTTAATAAGAGGGGTCGAGAGTCGAAAACGGGGAGGAAAACGGGAGGAacttttcgttttattcgcGTCGGGGCCATTACCATTTTCCCCGTTCGGGACTTTGACCTGGGTGgacgagggggaggaggggcagAGAAgaacgagggagagagagagagtggccGATTTCGCCGACTTTTCGCCGAGAACGCGCGAGAAGCTCGCGTGAGTCCTCGCCATTAACAACGATT encodes the following:
- the LOC108002845 gene encoding uncharacterized protein LOC108002845 isoform X1 — encoded protein: MADGPSAEDAATDLGDSDSRLTRERHKRQDASSPMTSLSTGQDIARRIHEDASIIENHPHHWQQHQYRPLRRNCHTNLHLSRRHSSNANNSNNNNNNNNNNNNNNDNNNNGNINHNNHHHHYHRRHEHEDENFDGNERVSKNENGSSGCVNTMCVIPFTSATSEDYEEEEDDDDDDDDDEDDDEEDEEEEEVEEENGAKKGISKKCRSGARIDVIKTGKNEESDSDNSNSNGNGSSNNNSGNSGDEGGAMTGHATRGDNAGCLVGDGRRSRCAVVGAFLNSNAPKENASKMNECRVNPDNDEDEDGDEDEHALEKVSRLGCDKSSEPDRDDEDAARKTTDGIASDGSGDGGSSGSGGGGAAAAAAAVSASGGGAAGAAGVTANGLVAGRHQGSPFKGQVRTAEDTLVGPCGKKRCADRYDSSESSDSGVAVSCGECSSSGTSDITEPGSPCSTSSDEGVAAVRGASASPLPSLPKLAPSSQLSTRPQWPWTPPLAATACSTYKRLKGEPEAGALPRSGAADPGFRGGGKSAGKPSAAGHHHHHHESQGKITEYFKTQIKPQQPKIKKNGEAMSVLVAKSSSEFRRPAATVQRSKAGLAKYLSPSGRAASGNDWEVRNLAMSPPPSKKPPLVVVPRANGKMEKKLPKPMPSLPISNEVLKNMPGCKLSSLRLTSDASSNAKNGVPSPPPTPTPATLGNVEAAALDFKGCILAKPHVNENNNLTNSCGGILGSLRSQGGQDPLKRFPAEDGGKEGKERQVRPADEDDVEEEEEDSRSSESKPPLSPILSAPTTIRFPAREPEKDRQQATDSGVCRWDKCEESFESSGELLEHLQVAHINTQTGSDNFVCQWQGCKVQGRSSCSRRWLERHVLSHGGNKPFRCIVDGCGSRFSSQTALERHVNGHFNQPETSNNNARRSCESGGKLVRRNGKRLRYRRQPWSARLFDYFDSGVMEGLQHRLLQLAKSRTQGRLAETPGNSMALTSQVLARRVEMDGKTKVLLRWYPQDIEPDEWVLESEVQSTKNVGIRKVAASHPEEVSLALFSAVGSTEPSSMRVKQRRKPAKNS